Proteins encoded by one window of Engraulis encrasicolus isolate BLACKSEA-1 chromosome 21, IST_EnEncr_1.0, whole genome shotgun sequence:
- the LOC134436895 gene encoding lactose-binding lectin l-2-like has product MWSLKCASAVAVILLSLVVVNDAKKTSKRPDQTTTAPSETSDVVDVAKKTPDHPDQTTVAPSKSNGALYEDHPVTTVASASHNQPNSSQAGVTGAVSEHAVELDEEEHIAEGTPTGNFPETSSFDPSIADGSDSGVEMAASSMSLGTPWANCPYRWTVYNSRCYRFFRIPKEWLHAEMQCVSHGGHLASVHNYVENFLVGWLSGGWSGVWIGATRNMGFGWSWTDGSPFSYRNWQRRQPNNLGGNQNCIHTNYRGAGFWNDAECHYSFPYVCVLD; this is encoded by the exons ATGTGGTCTCTAAAGTGTGCATCTGCTGTTGCTGTAATTCTGCTCAGTCTAGTTGTTGTTAATG ATGCTAAAAAGACATCAAAgcgaccagaccagaccacaacGGCACCATCTGAAACTTCTG ATGTTGTGGATGTGGCCAAAAAGACGCCAGATCATCCAGACCAGACCACAGTGGCACCTTCTAAATCTAATG GTGCGCTATATGAAGACCATCCAGTCACCACTGTAGCCTCAGCTAGCCACAACCAGCCCAACAGCAGCCAAGCAGGAGTTACAG GTGCCGTGAGTGAACATGCTGTTGAACTGGATGAGGAAGAACATATTGCAGAGG GAACACCGACTGGCAATTTCCCAGAGACCTCCAGTTTTGACCCCAGCATTGCTGATGGAAGTGACTCAGGAGTGGAAATGGCTGCATCTTCAATGTCTTTGGGGACACCTTGGGCCAATTGTCCATACCGTTGGACTGTCTACAATAGCCGTTgctacaggtttttcaggattccCAAGGAATGGTTGCACGCAGAG ATGCAGTGTGTCTCCCATGGTGGCCATCTTGCATCAGTCCACAACTATGTTGAGAACTTCCTTGTGGGGTGGCTGTCTGGAGGTTGGAGTGGTGTCTGGATCGGTGCCACCAGAAATATG GGATTTGGATGGTCCTGGACCGATGGCTCTCCTTTTTCCTACAGAAACTGGCAAAGACGGCAGCCAAACAACCTTGGTGGCAATCAAAATTGCATACACACAAATTACAGGG GTGCTGGTTTCTGGAATGATGCTGAATGCCATTATTCGTTCCCTTATGTGTGTGTTCTGGATTGA
- the LOC134436897 gene encoding aggrecan core protein-like isoform X1: MWSLKCASAVAVILLSLVVVNDAKKTSKRPDQTTTAPSETSDVVDVAKKTPDHPDQTTVAPSKSNGALYEDHPVTTVASASHNQPNSSQAGVTGAVSEHAVELDEEEHIAEGTPTGNFPETSRFDPSIADGSASGVEMSESSMSLGTPWANCPYRWTVYNSRCYRFFRSPKEWLHAEMQCVSHGGHLASVHNYIENFLVGWLSGGWSGVWIGATRNMGFGWSWTDGSRFSYRNWQRRQPNNLGGNQNCIHTNYRGAGFWNDAECHYSLPYVCVLD, from the exons ATGTGGTCTCTAAAGTGTGCATCTGCCGTTGCTGTAATTCTGCTCAGTCTAGTTGTTGTTAATG ATGCTAAAAAGACATCAAAgcgaccagaccagaccacaacGGCACCATCTGAAACTTCTG ATGTTGTGGATGTGGCCAAAAAGACGCCAGATCATCCAGACCAGACCACAGTAGCACCTTCTAAATCTAATG GTGCGCTATATGAAGACCATCCAGTCACCACTGTAGCCTCAGCTAGCCACAACCAGCCCAACAGCAGCCAAGCAGGAGTTACAG GTGCCGTGAGTGAACATGCTGTTGAACTGGATGAGGAAGAACATATTGCAGAGG GAACACCGACTGGCAATTTCCCAGAAACCTCCCGTTTTGACCCCAGCATTGCTGATGGAAGTGCCTCAGGAGTGGAAATGTCTGAATCTTCAATGTCTTTGGGGACACCTTGGGCCAATTGTCCATACCGTTGGACTGTCTACAATAGCCGTTGCTACAGGTTTTTCAGGAGTCCCAAGGAATGGTTGCACGCAGAG ATGCAGTGTGTCTCCCATGGTGGCCATCTTGCATCAGTCCACAACTATATTGAGAACTTCCTTGTGGGGTGGCTGTCTGGAGGTTGGAGTGGTGTCTGGATCGGTGCCACCAGAAATATG GGATTTGGATGGTCCTGGACCGATGGCTCTCGTTTTTCCTACAGAAACTGGCAAAGACGGCAGCCAAACAACCTTGGTGGCAATCAAAATTGCATACACACAAATTACAGGG GTGCTGGTTTCTGGAATGATGCTGAATGCCATTATTCACTCCCTTATGTGTGTGTTCTGGATTGA
- the LOC134436897 gene encoding lactose-binding lectin l-2-like isoform X2, producing the protein MWSLKCASAVAVILLSLVVVNDAKKTSKRPDQTTTAPSETSGALYEDHPVTTVASASHNQPNSSQAGVTGAVSEHAVELDEEEHIAEGTPTGNFPETSRFDPSIADGSASGVEMSESSMSLGTPWANCPYRWTVYNSRCYRFFRSPKEWLHAEMQCVSHGGHLASVHNYIENFLVGWLSGGWSGVWIGATRNMGFGWSWTDGSRFSYRNWQRRQPNNLGGNQNCIHTNYRGAGFWNDAECHYSLPYVCVLD; encoded by the exons ATGTGGTCTCTAAAGTGTGCATCTGCCGTTGCTGTAATTCTGCTCAGTCTAGTTGTTGTTAATG ATGCTAAAAAGACATCAAAgcgaccagaccagaccacaacGGCACCATCTGAAACTTCTG GTGCGCTATATGAAGACCATCCAGTCACCACTGTAGCCTCAGCTAGCCACAACCAGCCCAACAGCAGCCAAGCAGGAGTTACAG GTGCCGTGAGTGAACATGCTGTTGAACTGGATGAGGAAGAACATATTGCAGAGG GAACACCGACTGGCAATTTCCCAGAAACCTCCCGTTTTGACCCCAGCATTGCTGATGGAAGTGCCTCAGGAGTGGAAATGTCTGAATCTTCAATGTCTTTGGGGACACCTTGGGCCAATTGTCCATACCGTTGGACTGTCTACAATAGCCGTTGCTACAGGTTTTTCAGGAGTCCCAAGGAATGGTTGCACGCAGAG ATGCAGTGTGTCTCCCATGGTGGCCATCTTGCATCAGTCCACAACTATATTGAGAACTTCCTTGTGGGGTGGCTGTCTGGAGGTTGGAGTGGTGTCTGGATCGGTGCCACCAGAAATATG GGATTTGGATGGTCCTGGACCGATGGCTCTCGTTTTTCCTACAGAAACTGGCAAAGACGGCAGCCAAACAACCTTGGTGGCAATCAAAATTGCATACACACAAATTACAGGG GTGCTGGTTTCTGGAATGATGCTGAATGCCATTATTCACTCCCTTATGTGTGTGTTCTGGATTGA